The sequence below is a genomic window from Deltaproteobacteria bacterium GWC2_55_46.
TTCGAGGCCGGTCCCGTTGACAAGAAAAAATAGGAATTGATACCGGGGCATGCTCCGGTGTATATTGGCTGTCCTGTAGAAAACCCCTGAAGGAGGGTCTATGCCGAGGATAATAGAGGGCGATCTTAGCGCCAAAGGGCTCAAGGTAGCCATAGTCCTGGGAAGGTTCAACGACTTCATAAGCGAAAGGCTGCTTGACGGCGCGGTAGACACGCTCCTGCGTAGCGGGGCCTCAGACGGCGACATCGACGTCGTAAAGGTCCCTGGCTCTTTTGAGATACCTGTTGTCGCCAAAAGCCTCGCGTCGAGCAGGCGCTACGACGCGATCCTCTGCCTCGGCTGCGTAATAAGGGGGGCTACCCCGCACTTCGACTACGTGGCCGGCGAAGCCGCCAAGGGCATCGCCAGGGTGGCCCTCGATTTTGATACCCCCGTCTCCTTCGGCATCGTCACCGCCGACAACCTCGAGCAGGCTATAGAGCGGGCAGGCACCAAGTCCGGCAACAAGGGCAGGGACGCAGCCCTTACGGCCATCGAGATGGCCAGCCTCCTTAAGACCCTCGGAAAGAAGAGATAACGGCCCACCTGATGAGCTTGAGACGCAAGGCGAGGGAGACCGCCCTCCAGATACTCTACAAGATCGATATGTCGGAAGGCGCCCCGTCCGTGGAAGGGCTTGACGGAGGCCCTCTGGCGCCAGGGACCGAGGCCAGGAGATATTGCGACGAGCTGGTCGCGGGCGTCACATCGAGGCTCGATGAGATAAACAGGACCATCGAGGCCCATTCCGAGAACTGGACCATCGAGCGCATGGCTATCGTCGACCGGAACATATTAAGGATAGCCGTCTACGAGCTGCTCTATTCCAAGGACGTCCCGTATAAGGTCGTAATAGACGAGGCCGTAGAGCTCGCGAAGAGATACGGAACCGAGGAATCCGGCGCGTTCGTAAATGGCATTATAGACAAGGTCAGGAAGAAGACCGGTAGTCAAGGCGCTTAAAGCGTCGATGCCGGGTTTGAAGTCTATGGAATTGTAATCCTTTATCAGGAGCTCTTTTCGTGAAAGTTCAGCTATTAGACCTTGCCTCCCAGTACCGGAAGATCAGGAAAGAGGTATTGAAAGAGGTCAAGACCGTCTGCGATTCGCAGCACTACGTCCTTGGAAAGAACGTCTCCGGCCTTGAAGGAGAGATAGCCGCCTACTGCGGAGCGAAGTTCGCTGTAGGGGTGGCCTCTGGCACTGACGCTATACTGCTCGCCCTTATGGCCGCCGGGGTCAAGGCGGGAGATAAGGTCGTTACAACGCCCTTTACCTTCTTCGCTACCGCGGGGTCGATTGCGAGGCTCGGTGCGGTCCCGCTCTTCGTGGACATCGACCCGGAGACTTATAATATCGACCCGGTCAAGCTCGAAAATCTCCTCAGGAAGAAGGGCAAAGGGGTAAAGGCCATAATCCCGGTCCATTTGTACGGTCAGTGCGCGGACATGGACCCCATAATGAAGGCCGCCCGGAGGCACAGGGTGCCTGTAATAGAGGACGCGGCCCAATCCATAGGGGCGAAGTACAAGGGCAGAAGGGCAGGCTCCATAGGCGACCTGGGCTGCCTCTCGTTCTATCCCACCAAGAACCTTGGCTGCTTCGGCGACGGCGGCATGGTCACGACCAATAGCCCTAAGCTCGCGGAAAGGCTCAAGATGCTGAGGGTCCATGGCAGCCGCGTAAGGTATTATCATGACGAGGTCGGGCTCAACAGCAGGCTTGACGAGTTGCAGGCCGCGATTCTTCGTGTAAAATTGAAGTACCTTGACGCATGGGCAGCCGGAAGGGAAAAGAACGCCGGAAGGTACGACAGCCTTTTCAAACGGGCGAATATAGGCGGGGTGCTGAGCATACCGCGCATACAGGACGGAAATCGCTCGGTATACAACCAGTACGTCATAAGGGTCGAGAAGAGGGACGCGTTGAGGGGCCACCTGACGGGTCTTGGGGTGGGCTCGGAGGTCTATTATCCGCTCCCGCTCCATATGCAGAAGTGCTTCAAGGGGCTCGGGTACAAGAAGGGGGACTTTCCGGTCTCCGAGGCCGCGGCAAGGGAAGTTCTGGCTCTGCCCATATACCCTGAGCTCACCTCAACCCAGCAGAAGCACGTTGTGCTAAGCATAGCCGGCTTTTACGGAAAGCCCTGAAATCTCCCAGGGGCCTCTCAGTGGGTTAAGAGGCAATGGCGGGCCTCATTGTAATTCGAATCAGCAGGAGGGAATCCTTGAAAAGGATACTTGTGACCGGAGGCGCCGGTTTTATCGGCTCTCATCTGTGTGAAAGGCTCCTCAAAGACGGCAACGAGGTCATCTGCCTCGATAACTTTTTCACAGGCAGGAAAGAGAACATAGCCCACCTGCTGGAGGACCCCGGCTTCGAGATAATAAGGCATGACGTCATAGAGCCGGTGCTCCTCGAGGTCGACCAGATATACAACCTCGCCTGCCCGGCCTCTCCTGTCCATTACCAGTACAACCCTGTCAAGACCATAAAGACCAATATAATGGGCGCCCTCAACATGCTGGGCCTTGCCAAGAGGGTGAGGGCAAGGATACTCCAGGCGTCCACGTCAGAGGTATACGGCGACCCGAAGGTGCACCCGCAGGTCGAGAGCTACTGGGGGCACGCCAACCCGATCGGCCCCAGGGCCTGCTATGACGAGGGCAAGAGGTGCGCCGAGTCCCTCATGTTCGCCTATCACAGGCAAAACGGCGTGGACATAAGGGTCGTCAGGATATTCAATACCTACGGCCCAAGGATGCTCGAGGACGACGGCAGGGTCGTGAGCAACTTTATCGTACAGGCTCTGAGGGGCGAGGATATCACCGTCTACGGCGAAGGCTCGCAGACCCGCTCCTTCTGCTACGTTGACGACATGGTCGAAGGGATCATGAAGATGATGAACAACGACGACCTCGTAGGACCGGTGAACCTCGGCAACCCCGGGGAATTCACGGTGCTTGAGCTCGCGAACATGGTCAAAAAGCTCACCTCCAGCAGCTCAAAGATAGTGCACAAGCCCTTGCCGCAGGACGACCCCGTGCAGAGGAGGCCCGATATCACTATCGCGAAGGACTCGCTCGGCTGGAGGCCCCTCATCGGGCTTGAGGACGGCCTTTTAAGGTCGATAGAGTACTTTAGCTCCAGGATAAACCAGTCATCCGGGCTTACGCCCCTTTAATCGGGCTCCTTTTCACCTCGCATCTCAAAGGGCCTGCGAGGGCCCTCGCACCGCGAATGTCCGCACCTTAATACGCCGCGTCTGACTACACGCCGAAAAAAAGTCTTTCCAGGTTGACTAACGCTTCTGGTTTCGCATCCGTGATTGCCAAAACAATGGTGAACAGATGGATGCCTCTCCAGCAGCTATTTTTGTCTTCACCGGTGAAGCCAACGGCAAAACGCTGGTGATGGCCAGAAGGTGGGCAGCCATGCCGCCTTGCCGGTCTTTCGTGGGCCTCCCGGATGCAGGTCTTGAGACTTATTCCATCAGATACGCGCCGGTTTCCAATGGCGTTCGCGCCGCGCCTGCTGGCGCAGTCCAGGCGCTTTACATGAACGGCAAAAGATACAGCCTTGGATGACGCCCTTCCTTGACAGCCAGGGGAAGGGTGCTACACTTTTATCGTAATGCAGATAGAACTCCACAGCAGGTACGGTGCGCCTATGGCCGGCAAGCATAACATGATGTTCGGGGTCATATATCTGTTTCTTGCCATGGGCCTCGGCCTCTTCCTCCCGGAAGGGGTCGTCGCTAAAAACCTGTCTACCGCCTTCATCCAGGCGAATATAGACTCGGCGCTTAATATAGTAGCCGGGTATCTCATCTACCGCCTTCCCTTCATGGGTTGGGTCTCAAAGACGGTCTCCATCCTTATGATAGCCGGGGCGCTCCTTCATTCGGGCGCGCTTTACCTCGCCGCCTTCGGGGTGCTTCCATCCGCGTCGATGGCGATGCCCCTTGGTGTCGTCATACTCGCATCCGTCATGCTCTTCATGGGGATCGGCGCCCTCAGTATCAAGGTCACATCAAGGTAATAAGTAGGTCGAAAGACCCGCAGGTTTATCTAACAGCCTGAACGTGATTTTGAGTTTTTCAGCAACCTCCTAAAAGGCCTTCGAAAGAAAGGCCTTTTTTTATTCGCCAGGCCGCATTATCACCTTGAGCTTCCCCCTTTAGAAATTGGGAACGATGGTATAGACTCATATCATGCTCAAGACCAAGTGCGTATACGAACAGAAAGAGGACTCCGACGGCCTACGGGTGCTTGTGACGAGGTATTGGCCGAGAGGGGCGTTAAAAAGGAGAAGGCCGACCGTTGGCTGAAGGAGCTGGGGCCGTCCCCGGCTCTGATAAAGGAGTGGAAGGCCGGAAAGATAAGCTGGGGCGAGTTTAAAAAAAGGTACGAAGCAGAGTGGACAGAATATGATAAAGGGGCGCTCCTTGATGAGCTTGGCGTGATGAACAAAGAGGCGGGAAGAAAAAACGTGACACTTCTTTGCACCTGCAGGGAAGAGGCGGAGTGTCACAGGGTCATAGTGTTGGCAAAGCTTCAGGCTGCCAGGTA
It includes:
- a CDS encoding 6,7-dimethyl-8-ribityllumazine synthase, translated to MPRIIEGDLSAKGLKVAIVLGRFNDFISERLLDGAVDTLLRSGASDGDIDVVKVPGSFEIPVVAKSLASSRRYDAILCLGCVIRGATPHFDYVAGEAAKGIARVALDFDTPVSFGIVTADNLEQAIERAGTKSGNKGRDAALTAIEMASLLKTLGKKR
- a CDS encoding transcriptional regulator, producing MKVQLLDLASQYRKIRKEVLKEVKTVCDSQHYVLGKNVSGLEGEIAAYCGAKFAVGVASGTDAILLALMAAGVKAGDKVVTTPFTFFATAGSIARLGAVPLFVDIDPETYNIDPVKLENLLRKKGKGVKAIIPVHLYGQCADMDPIMKAARRHRVPVIEDAAQSIGAKYKGRRAGSIGDLGCLSFYPTKNLGCFGDGGMVTTNSPKLAERLKMLRVHGSRVRYYHDEVGLNSRLDELQAAILRVKLKYLDAWAAGREKNAGRYDSLFKRANIGGVLSIPRIQDGNRSVYNQYVIRVEKRDALRGHLTGLGVGSEVYYPLPLHMQKCFKGLGYKKGDFPVSEAAAREVLALPIYPELTSTQQKHVVLSIAGFYGKP
- a CDS encoding NAD-dependent dehydratase; translation: MAGLIVIRISRRESLKRILVTGGAGFIGSHLCERLLKDGNEVICLDNFFTGRKENIAHLLEDPGFEIIRHDVIEPVLLEVDQIYNLACPASPVHYQYNPVKTIKTNIMGALNMLGLAKRVRARILQASTSEVYGDPKVHPQVESYWGHANPIGPRACYDEGKRCAESLMFAYHRQNGVDIRVVRIFNTYGPRMLEDDGRVVSNFIVQALRGEDITVYGEGSQTRSFCYVDDMVEGIMKMMNNDDLVGPVNLGNPGEFTVLELANMVKKLTSSSSKIVHKPLPQDDPVQRRPDITIAKDSLGWRPLIGLEDGLLRSIEYFSSRINQSSGLTPL
- a CDS encoding transcription antitermination factor NusB; the encoded protein is MSLRRKARETALQILYKIDMSEGAPSVEGLDGGPLAPGTEARRYCDELVAGVTSRLDEINRTIEAHSENWTIERMAIVDRNILRIAVYELLYSKDVPYKVVIDEAVELAKRYGTEESGAFVNGIIDKVRKKTGSQGA